A single window of Modestobacter italicus DNA harbors:
- the pgl gene encoding 6-phosphogluconolactonase has translation MSQFSPGERIEEALSEEGLPTPDVVVEPDADRLARAVSSALVARLAAAQAVHGTASVVLTGGGIGTAVLQRVADLAAEPEHAVVDWQQVDVWWGDERFVPADSDDRNELGARAAFLGRVGLDPERIHPMPSSDAGFDEPEEAAAWYAEQLAAVAGDDRAVPRIDVLMLGMGPEGHVASIFPDSPAVSDERPVVAVRDCPKPPPTRISLGFSAITSAEEVWLLVSGEGKAEAVARALGGATRSDLPAAGARGRRATRWLLDAAAASRLPRD, from the coding sequence ATGAGCCAGTTCTCCCCCGGCGAGCGGATCGAGGAGGCGCTCAGCGAGGAGGGCCTGCCGACGCCGGACGTGGTCGTCGAGCCGGACGCCGACCGGCTGGCCCGGGCGGTCTCCTCCGCGCTGGTGGCCCGGCTGGCCGCCGCCCAGGCCGTGCACGGGACGGCGTCGGTGGTGCTCACCGGAGGTGGCATCGGCACCGCCGTGCTGCAGCGGGTCGCCGACCTGGCCGCCGAGCCCGAGCACGCCGTCGTCGACTGGCAGCAGGTCGACGTGTGGTGGGGCGACGAACGGTTCGTCCCGGCCGACTCCGACGACCGCAACGAGCTCGGCGCCCGGGCGGCCTTCCTCGGCCGGGTCGGGCTGGACCCGGAGCGCATCCACCCGATGCCCTCCTCCGACGCCGGCTTCGACGAGCCCGAGGAGGCGGCCGCCTGGTACGCCGAGCAGCTCGCCGCGGTGGCCGGCGACGACCGGGCCGTGCCCCGCATCGACGTGCTGATGCTCGGGATGGGGCCGGAGGGCCACGTCGCGTCGATCTTCCCGGACTCCCCGGCCGTCTCCGACGAGCGGCCGGTCGTCGCGGTGCGGGACTGCCCGAAGCCGCCCCCGACCCGGATCAGCCTGGGCTTCTCCGCGATCACCTCCGCCGAGGAGGTCTGGCTGCTGGTCAGCGGCGAGGGCAAGGCCGAGGCCGTCGCCCGCGCGCTCGGCGGTGCCACCCGCTCCGACCTGCCGGCCGCCGGTGCCCGGGGACGCCGGGCCACCCGCTGGCTCCTCGACGCGGCAGCTGCGAGCCGACTCCCGCGGGACTGA
- a CDS encoding RNA polymerase-binding protein RbpA, with the protein MVATIRGPLVAGGNAIRGSRVGAGPMGEAERGETAPRNRIGFWCANGHESRIAFAADIEVPETWDCPRCGLPAGTDQQNPPPAPRTEPYKTHLAYVRERRSDEDGDALLEEALSRLRARRGA; encoded by the coding sequence GTGGTGGCGACGATCAGGGGGCCGCTCGTGGCTGGTGGGAACGCGATCCGGGGGAGCCGGGTCGGTGCGGGACCGATGGGAGAAGCGGAGCGCGGCGAGACGGCGCCACGGAACCGGATCGGGTTCTGGTGCGCCAACGGACACGAGTCGCGGATCGCCTTCGCGGCCGACATCGAGGTCCCGGAGACCTGGGACTGCCCGCGCTGCGGACTCCCGGCCGGGACCGACCAGCAGAACCCGCCACCGGCCCCGCGCACGGAGCCGTACAAGACGCACCTCGCCTACGTGCGCGAGCGGCGCAGCGACGAGGACGGCGACGCCCTCCTCGAGGAGGCGCTCAGCCGCCTCCGCGCCCGCCGAGGCGCCTGA
- the secG gene encoding preprotein translocase subunit SecG, translating into MIELVLNVLLVLTSVLLIVLILLHRGKGGGLSSMFGGAVSSQLSGSSVVEKNLNRLTVFAGLVWAVCIVGLGILLKV; encoded by the coding sequence ATGATCGAGCTGGTCCTCAACGTGCTGCTGGTCCTCACCAGCGTGCTGCTGATCGTGCTCATCCTGCTGCACCGCGGCAAGGGCGGCGGTCTGTCGTCGATGTTCGGTGGCGCGGTCTCCTCGCAGCTGTCCGGCAGCTCGGTGGTGGAGAAGAACCTCAACCGGCTGACCGTCTTCGCCGGCCTGGTCTGGGCGGTCTGCATCGTCGGTCTGGGCATCCTGCTCAAGGTCTGA
- a CDS encoding ABC transporter substrate-binding protein, producing MVALVALLAGCGSGNSGAAGVPTQAGEPDSGVDGVRAPSDATGGTLRLVAGDIDSLDPQRSYSPGVWNLMRLYTRTLVTYSSEPGRTDELVPDLATDTGTTPDGGRTWTFTLKDGVRFETGRAITSRDVKYGIERSFASDVIIGGPTYVLDLLDDPQDPYAGPYQDESPGKLGLASIATPDDRTISFTLSTPAPDFPFVMALPSSSPVPAENDTGDGYRFKPVSSGPYLITSVDQVTGLVLDRNPQWDPATDEVRTALPDQVVVRSGLSGVTRDQALLAGSADADLSGTGVQVATTSRMDDALAGRVDDVTTGSLRLLALPTTVAPMDNADCRAAVAAAVDRGAVQEALGGPGNAVRSSLLWPRALAGGPEDPDPGQDLAAARASLTACGKPDGFSTVLAVPDAPNTVKLANAIADDLAEVGIQAEVRPLDPTSYYASDVGKPTNVVAQGYGIVLATWTADFPTAASFLTPLVDGRSVRDVGNTNYAQLADPGVNGLVDAARAATDPAAAADAWRQVVTAVGATGVYVPLAENRVQLLAGQQLRNGVVMQPYGGYDVVTAGVR from the coding sequence GTGGTGGCCCTCGTCGCGCTGCTCGCCGGCTGCGGGAGCGGCAACAGCGGCGCGGCCGGGGTCCCGACCCAGGCCGGGGAGCCCGACAGCGGGGTCGACGGCGTCCGGGCGCCGTCCGACGCGACCGGCGGCACGCTGCGCCTGGTCGCGGGGGACATCGACAGCCTCGACCCGCAGCGGTCGTACAGCCCGGGCGTGTGGAACCTGATGCGGCTCTACACCCGCACCCTGGTCACCTACTCCTCGGAGCCCGGGCGGACCGACGAGCTGGTCCCCGACCTGGCGACGGACACCGGGACGACGCCCGACGGCGGCCGGACCTGGACGTTCACCCTCAAGGACGGCGTCCGCTTCGAGACCGGCCGGGCGATCACCTCGCGCGACGTCAAGTACGGCATCGAGCGCTCGTTCGCCTCCGACGTCATCATCGGCGGGCCGACCTACGTGCTCGACCTGCTCGATGACCCGCAGGACCCCTACGCCGGGCCGTACCAGGACGAGTCGCCCGGCAAGCTGGGGCTGGCCTCGATCGCCACCCCGGACGACCGGACCATCTCCTTCACGCTCAGCACGCCGGCACCGGACTTCCCGTTCGTGATGGCGCTGCCCTCCAGCAGCCCGGTCCCGGCGGAGAACGACACCGGCGACGGGTACCGGTTCAAGCCGGTCAGCTCCGGCCCCTACCTGATCACCTCCGTCGACCAGGTGACCGGCCTCGTGCTGGACCGCAACCCGCAGTGGGACCCGGCCACCGACGAGGTCCGGACCGCGCTGCCCGACCAGGTCGTCGTGCGCAGCGGGTTGTCTGGGGTCACCCGGGACCAGGCGCTGCTGGCCGGGTCCGCCGACGCGGACCTCTCCGGTACCGGTGTGCAGGTGGCCACCACCAGCCGGATGGACGACGCGCTGGCCGGCCGGGTCGACGACGTGACGACCGGGTCGCTGCGGCTGCTCGCCCTGCCGACCACCGTCGCCCCGATGGACAACGCCGACTGCCGGGCCGCGGTCGCCGCCGCCGTCGACCGGGGGGCGGTCCAGGAGGCGCTCGGTGGGCCGGGCAACGCCGTCCGCTCCTCGCTGCTGTGGCCGCGGGCGCTGGCCGGCGGCCCCGAGGACCCGGACCCCGGCCAGGACCTGGCGGCGGCCCGGGCGTCCCTCACGGCGTGCGGCAAGCCCGACGGCTTCAGCACCGTCCTCGCCGTCCCGGACGCCCCGAACACGGTCAAGCTGGCCAACGCGATCGCCGACGACCTGGCCGAGGTCGGCATCCAGGCCGAGGTGCGGCCGCTGGACCCCACCAGCTACTACGCCTCCGACGTCGGGAAGCCGACCAACGTGGTCGCCCAGGGCTACGGGATCGTGCTGGCCACCTGGACCGCGGACTTCCCGACCGCCGCGTCCTTCCTGACCCCGCTGGTCGACGGCCGCTCCGTCCGCGACGTCGGCAACACCAACTACGCCCAGCTCGCCGACCCCGGGGTCAACGGCCTGGTGGACGCCGCCCGGGCGGCGACCGATCCCGCGGCCGCGGCGGACGCCTGGCGCCAGGTGGTGACGGCGGTGGGCGCGACCGGGGTCTACGTCCCGCTGGCGGAGAACCGGGTCCAGCTGCTGGCCGGCCAGCAGCTCCGCAACGGGGTGGTCATGCAGCCCTACGGCGGCTACGACGTCGTGACCGCCGGGGTCCGCTGA
- the tpiA gene encoding triose-phosphate isomerase, translating into MARTRPKPPREGRRPLIAGNWKMHLTHLEAIGLVQKLAFSLTEAQLDAAEVVVVPPFTALRSVQTLVAGDKLEIGYGAQDLSAHDSGAYTGEVSGAMLAALACRYVLVGHSERRTLHGEDDAVVAAKVQAALRHGLVPLLCVGEGLDVRRAGSHVAHCTDQLDLALAGLTAEQVADLVVAYEPVWAIGTGEVATPDDAQEVCGALRARLAERYGPETGAAIRILYGGSVKAGNTAGILAGPDVDGALVGGASLDADEFAQICRTAAGGS; encoded by the coding sequence ATGGCACGCACCAGGCCCAAGCCGCCCCGCGAGGGACGCCGCCCGCTCATCGCCGGCAACTGGAAGATGCACCTCACGCACCTGGAGGCCATCGGCCTGGTGCAGAAGCTGGCGTTCTCGCTGACCGAGGCCCAGCTGGACGCGGCCGAGGTGGTCGTCGTCCCGCCGTTCACGGCGCTGCGCAGCGTGCAGACGCTGGTCGCCGGCGACAAGCTGGAGATCGGCTACGGCGCCCAGGACCTCTCCGCCCACGACTCCGGCGCCTACACCGGCGAGGTGAGCGGGGCGATGCTCGCCGCGCTGGCCTGCCGGTACGTGCTGGTCGGCCATTCCGAGCGGCGCACGCTGCACGGCGAGGACGACGCGGTGGTCGCGGCCAAGGTGCAGGCCGCGCTGCGGCACGGCCTGGTGCCGCTGCTGTGCGTGGGGGAGGGGCTCGACGTCCGCCGGGCCGGCAGCCACGTGGCGCACTGCACCGACCAGCTCGACCTCGCGCTGGCCGGGCTGACCGCCGAGCAGGTGGCCGACCTCGTGGTGGCCTACGAGCCGGTGTGGGCGATCGGCACCGGCGAGGTGGCCACCCCCGACGATGCGCAGGAGGTCTGCGGGGCACTCCGGGCGCGGCTCGCCGAGCGCTACGGCCCGGAGACGGGGGCGGCGATCCGTATCCTCTACGGCGGGTCGGTGAAGGCCGGCAACACCGCCGGCATCCTCGCCGGGCCGGACGTCGACGGAGCGCTCGTCGGCGGTGCCAGCCTGGACGCCGACGAGTTCGCACAGATCTGTCGTACCGCTGCCGGTGGGAGCTGA